In Candidatus Neomarinimicrobiota bacterium, the following proteins share a genomic window:
- a CDS encoding transketolase — translation MRPPTPYPLIQLKQEFGYYEIIKDLIDQFIDIMLNYRQSGHPGGSRSKVHMLIVNTLSGSMRWDIRDPSKRFADRFVLVGGHTVPLIYAMLAVYNEALRIKYEQTNNPKYLVRDFERRALVWEDLLTLRRNGGLPGHAEMGGKTLFLKYNTGPSGHGQPSAAGMALAYKLAGVPEVRVWAFEGEGGLSTGATHETKNTAYGLGLTNLIYVLDWNDFGIDDRPFSSVIKGTPVDWFQPYGFHVVGTEQGENWVEVTKAFILLNSPNGEDKPKLIWTRNRKGRGYGVYDNKSHGVPHKANSELFWAGRREFANKYGVTFENFGEQRPFSDRQFREETASHLSKVVSVMRDNQELVDFLAERLVELGESVPEELEDYVPGARFKLPKQALKKVEEYPPELFVAPGQKAPNRAALGKFGAWINKLSHERCGVPIFIAASADLADSTNISGFAKNWGDFEGFGWYHRDTHTRGALLPQAITEFTNAGLLAGMATVNFSKNPYEDFEGFNGTCSTYGSFSYLKYGPMRLFSQLAQDSDLRVGRLLWIAGHSGPETAEDSRTHFGIFAPGVTQLFPDGQIISLHPWEHNEVAPVLGAALTTEVPIIALHLTRPPIFIPDREALGIPSHLEAAKGAYIMKDYDPEQPKVGTLIVRGTSATNSVLSLLSRIKEEGPNVKIVAAISYGLFVLQSKSYQEKILSSWDWDNSMIISNQAYRLMSNWVGNRRLRAFALTPDWDNRWRTGGSVEEIVAESHIDPKHVWEGIQTFAERQLD, via the coding sequence ATGAGGCCGCCGACACCATACCCCCTTATCCAATTGAAGCAGGAGTTTGGGTATTATGAGATTATCAAGGATCTCATAGATCAGTTCATTGACATCATGCTCAACTACCGGCAGAGCGGCCATCCCGGCGGCTCCCGCTCGAAGGTTCATATGCTTATCGTTAATACTCTTTCAGGGTCCATGCGCTGGGATATTCGCGATCCCAGCAAGCGTTTTGCTGACCGCTTCGTTCTGGTGGGCGGGCATACCGTTCCGCTCATCTATGCCATGCTGGCGGTGTATAACGAGGCCCTGCGCATCAAGTATGAACAGACCAACAATCCCAAGTACCTGGTGCGGGATTTCGAACGGCGGGCCCTAGTTTGGGAGGATTTGCTCACTCTGCGGCGCAATGGGGGACTGCCCGGCCATGCTGAGATGGGTGGCAAGACCCTGTTTTTGAAGTATAACACCGGGCCCAGCGGTCATGGCCAGCCCTCTGCGGCCGGTATGGCTCTGGCCTATAAATTGGCCGGTGTGCCGGAGGTCAGGGTCTGGGCCTTTGAAGGCGAGGGGGGGCTCTCCACCGGTGCTACCCATGAGACCAAGAATACCGCCTATGGGCTGGGATTAACAAACCTGATCTACGTGTTGGATTGGAACGATTTCGGTATTGACGACCGGCCCTTCTCCTCGGTCATAAAAGGCACCCCGGTGGACTGGTTCCAGCCCTACGGATTCCATGTCGTGGGTACGGAACAGGGGGAGAATTGGGTGGAGGTCACCAAGGCCTTCATCTTGCTTAACAGCCCCAACGGTGAAGACAAGCCCAAGCTGATCTGGACCAGGAACCGAAAGGGTCGGGGGTACGGCGTCTATGACAACAAATCACACGGTGTGCCGCATAAAGCCAACAGTGAGCTCTTCTGGGCGGGTCGGAGGGAGTTTGCCAACAAGTACGGGGTGACCTTTGAGAATTTTGGAGAGCAGCGTCCTTTTAGTGATCGCCAATTCCGCGAGGAGACCGCCAGTCATCTGAGCAAAGTCGTTTCGGTGATGCGGGACAATCAGGAGCTGGTGGATTTTCTGGCTGAGAGGTTGGTCGAATTGGGTGAGTCGGTACCGGAGGAGCTTGAAGACTACGTTCCGGGGGCCAGATTCAAGCTACCCAAGCAGGCGCTAAAGAAAGTTGAGGAGTATCCGCCGGAGCTTTTTGTTGCGCCGGGACAAAAGGCGCCCAACCGGGCCGCCCTGGGCAAATTTGGTGCCTGGATCAATAAGCTCAGTCATGAACGCTGCGGGGTGCCTATTTTCATAGCGGCCTCCGCCGATCTGGCTGACTCCACCAACATTTCCGGCTTCGCGAAGAATTGGGGTGATTTTGAAGGCTTCGGGTGGTATCACCGGGACACCCACACCCGGGGCGCGCTGCTACCGCAAGCCATCACCGAGTTCACCAACGCAGGTTTGCTGGCAGGCATGGCTACCGTCAACTTTTCCAAGAATCCCTATGAGGACTTCGAGGGTTTTAATGGGACCTGTAGCACGTATGGCTCCTTTTCCTACCTCAAGTATGGTCCCATGCGTTTATTCAGCCAGTTGGCCCAGGATTCCGATCTGAGGGTAGGGCGCCTGCTGTGGATTGCGGGCCATTCGGGTCCTGAAACCGCTGAAGACAGCCGCACCCACTTCGGCATCTTTGCCCCGGGTGTTACCCAGCTGTTCCCCGATGGGCAGATAATCAGCCTGCATCCGTGGGAGCACAACGAAGTGGCCCCTGTATTAGGGGCGGCCCTCACGACCGAGGTGCCGATCATCGCCCTGCACCTCACGCGACCTCCTATTTTTATCCCTGACCGGGAAGCCCTGGGCATACCTTCGCACCTGGAGGCGGCCAAAGGGGCCTATATCATGAAAGACTACGATCCTGAGCAGCCTAAGGTGGGTACGCTTATCGTGCGGGGGACCAGCGCCACCAACAGTGTGCTGTCACTCCTGTCCCGGATCAAGGAGGAGGGTCCCAATGTGAAGATTGTGGCCGCCATCAGTTACGGCCTCTTCGTGCTTCAAAGCAAATCCTATCAGGAAAAGATCCTTTCCTCGTGGGACTGGGACAACAGCATGATAATTTCCAATCAGGCTTACCGGCTGATGTCCAACTGGGTGGGCAACCGACGCTTGCGGGCTTTCGCCCTGACCCCGGACTGGGACAATCGCTGGCGCACGGGTGGCTCGGTGGAGGAGATCGTGGCCGAGTCGCACATCGACCCGAAGCATGTCTGGGAGGGGATCCAGACCTTTGCCGAGCGGCAGCTAGACTAG
- a CDS encoding DUF1028 domain-containing protein has translation FTCSMLFATKSEPAGLRPVATYSIVARDPATGQLGVAVQSHWFSVGSLVTWARAGVGAVATQSFVLVDYGPNGLALMESGSTAPEALTRLIAADEGRDVRQVAMIDAAGNVTAHTGKRCIAAAGHYIGDHFSVQANLMLSEEVWPCMAAAFETTTGDLAARMLAALEAAESVGGDIRGRQSAAILIVSGENQAEPWQGVVMELRVEDHPDPIGELRRLVKVHRAYEHMNAGDLAIEHGDNEGALREYGAAEELFPDNLEMKFWHAVALVNMGRLEESYPLFRTIFRRDKNWRSLLPRLVPSDLIEQQAVEKVLKQVK, from the coding sequence TTCACCTGCTCAATGTTGTTCGCCACGAAGAGCGAACCAGCCGGATTGCGACCTGTAGCCACCTACTCCATCGTAGCCCGGGATCCGGCCACCGGGCAACTGGGAGTGGCCGTACAATCGCACTGGTTCTCGGTGGGTTCTTTGGTGACCTGGGCCCGTGCTGGTGTGGGGGCTGTAGCAACCCAGTCCTTCGTGCTGGTCGATTATGGCCCCAATGGACTGGCGCTCATGGAAAGCGGCTCCACAGCCCCTGAGGCCCTGACCCGGCTCATTGCTGCAGATGAGGGCCGGGATGTGCGGCAGGTAGCCATGATTGATGCTGCCGGGAATGTGACCGCCCATACCGGCAAGCGGTGCATCGCAGCCGCCGGTCACTATATAGGAGACCATTTTTCCGTCCAGGCCAATCTCATGCTCAGCGAAGAGGTCTGGCCCTGCATGGCCGCAGCCTTTGAAACGACCACCGGGGATCTGGCTGCCCGCATGCTGGCCGCCCTGGAAGCTGCCGAGTCAGTCGGCGGCGATATCCGCGGTCGCCAGTCGGCAGCCATCCTCATCGTTTCCGGTGAAAATCAAGCGGAACCGTGGCAGGGTGTCGTTATGGAACTCCGGGTAGAGGATCACCCCGATCCCATCGGCGAGCTGCGGCGACTGGTCAAGGTGCACCGGGCTTATGAACACATGAACGCCGGCGACCTGGCGATAGAGCACGGCGACAATGAAGGTGCCCTGCGCGAATACGGCGCCGCCGAAGAACTGTTCCCCGATAACCTGGAAATGAAGTTCTGGCACGCGGTGGCGCTGGTCAATATGGGCCGGCTGGAAGAATCCTACCCGCTGTTCAGAACTATTTTCCGTCGGGATAAGAACTGGCGCAGCCTGCTGCCCCGACTGGTGCCCAGCGACCTCATTGAGCAGCAGGCCGTGGAAAAGGTTCTTAAGCAGGTGAAATAA